Proteins encoded within one genomic window of uncultured Draconibacterium sp.:
- a CDS encoding YiiX/YebB-like N1pC/P60 family cysteine hydrolase has protein sequence MYIFDLDKLMVGDIILTRQNTRISQLVRQVTGSQYSHAILYVGVASIIDSDGLGVQSNNIQRKLIENPNDAVVLRLKDATDTEILMEAETYARRMIGMAYSTNEAKISHLTDELEAKEPNRQFCTRFVAKSYEYAGVNIVNNPNYCTPEDLLQSDKLIKIDDCLRIANEKEIEFANSENPLEKQTEIHNAIFVKARELTGKDVQTFEQINECIVETPEIDSEMSEFVKDSGYLDMMEKDEEINPQHYNAEKMIEYYKAPEVIFEVAMKFATTESHTRERLEMTIAHLIQLDKLYPRDYFKMEIELYRKLIAYSYKRETEAIKVFKHL, from the coding sequence ATGTACATATTCGATTTAGATAAATTAATGGTAGGAGACATTATTCTTACCAGGCAGAACACACGGATTTCTCAATTAGTTAGACAGGTAACTGGTAGTCAATATTCTCATGCAATATTATATGTTGGAGTTGCTAGCATTATTGATTCAGATGGTTTAGGAGTTCAATCAAATAATATACAGAGAAAATTGATTGAAAATCCTAACGATGCTGTTGTTTTAAGACTAAAAGATGCCACTGATACAGAAATCCTAATGGAAGCAGAAACTTATGCAAGAAGAATGATTGGGATGGCTTATTCAACAAATGAAGCAAAGATTTCTCATTTGACAGATGAACTTGAAGCAAAAGAACCAAACCGACAATTTTGTACGCGATTTGTTGCAAAATCATATGAATACGCAGGTGTTAATATTGTAAATAATCCGAATTATTGTACTCCTGAAGATTTGTTGCAATCAGACAAATTGATAAAAATTGATGATTGTTTAAGGATAGCAAATGAAAAAGAAATTGAATTTGCCAATTCTGAAAATCCACTAGAAAAGCAAACTGAAATTCATAATGCAATTTTCGTAAAAGCAAGAGAATTAACAGGAAAAGATGTACAGACCTTTGAGCAAATAAACGAATGTATAGTTGAGACACCAGAAATTGATAGTGAAATGTCTGAATTTGTTAAAGACTCTGGATACTTAGATATGATGGAAAAGGATGAAGAAATAAATCCTCAACATTATAACGCTGAAAAGATGATTGAATACTACAAAGCCCCTGAAGTAATCTTTGAGGTCGCTATGAAATTTGCAACAACGGAAAGTCATACTAGAGAACGCTTAGAAATGACAATTGCACATTTAATTCAATTGGACAAATTATATCCACGTGATTATTTTAAAATGGAAATTGAATTATATAGAAAGCTTATTGCTTATTCATATAAAAGAGAAACAGAGGCAATTAAGGTTTTTAAGCATTTATAA
- a CDS encoding ATP-binding protein, with the protein MEQHKTKITSKSIAQSGLPTDYRKAIAEYIWNGFDAKATQIDLKYDSNETGYIFNFSISDNGEGICIDNIDETFGHFLDSNKQTTYDNDGFVKGKMGKGRFSFSVFSNKAIWQTRFLNSENEILQYDILISKSSQDTFGIDNKTKSNLNQTGTTVTFEDFHSLTSDLLDTNKFDNYLASEFGWFLFLNKEKDYCITVNGRKIDYWDIIDDFDEFDLELGAFNFKVSFLRWKHKIGDKYYYYLLNDELKEVYRKHTSFNNKAIDFHHSVYVESEFFNEFTYTKVEAPVLGHTGKNQSAIEYKQLIRKLNSFVFEKEKQFIREQQAEKLVSRYYSKNIFPKFRNNTYEKYRKKDLETVVKELYCVQPKIFQGLKDTQSKTLVGFLNLLLDTDQREHVLEIIENVIKLSDEERELLAKSLRKTNFSKITKLIGLLENRFQVVEIIKSLVFDLEKFATERDHIQKVVENNYWLFGEQYHLASADENFEIALNNYLAHIERGDKIPEKINDKKKLKRPDIFLCRQIEVSDPNTNEYNIEENIIVELKRPKIVIGKEQYSQIEDYMNFIRNEPRFNSQLRKWKFILIGKEVDDYIVGKYESHKSKGKRYLVESIRNYEIYAMTWDDIFKIFESRHKHLIDKLEFRSSVIEELKEKGIVLNLDTANELTEIAVNL; encoded by the coding sequence ATGGAACAGCATAAAACGAAAATAACATCAAAGAGTATCGCTCAATCAGGTTTACCAACTGATTATAGAAAGGCAATAGCAGAATATATCTGGAATGGATTTGATGCCAAAGCTACTCAGATTGATTTAAAGTATGACTCAAATGAAACTGGGTATATCTTTAATTTTTCAATATCCGATAATGGAGAGGGGATTTGTATAGATAATATAGATGAAACTTTTGGACATTTTTTGGATTCCAATAAACAAACGACTTATGATAATGATGGATTTGTAAAAGGGAAGATGGGCAAAGGTCGTTTTTCTTTTAGTGTATTTTCAAACAAGGCTATTTGGCAAACACGATTTTTAAATAGTGAGAATGAAATATTGCAGTATGATATTCTTATTAGCAAATCTTCTCAAGACACTTTCGGAATTGACAATAAAACTAAATCAAATTTAAACCAAACAGGGACTACCGTAACCTTTGAAGACTTTCATTCTCTAACTTCAGACCTTTTAGACACAAATAAGTTTGACAATTATTTAGCAAGTGAATTTGGTTGGTTTCTATTTCTAAACAAAGAGAAAGATTATTGTATTACAGTGAATGGTCGCAAAATAGACTATTGGGATATAATTGACGATTTTGATGAGTTTGATTTAGAACTTGGAGCTTTCAATTTTAAGGTAAGTTTTTTACGATGGAAACATAAAATAGGTGATAAATACTACTATTACCTGCTTAACGATGAGCTAAAGGAAGTCTACAGAAAACATACATCGTTTAATAATAAAGCAATTGACTTTCATCATTCTGTCTATGTTGAATCTGAATTTTTTAATGAGTTCACTTATACCAAAGTAGAAGCTCCTGTTTTAGGCCATACAGGTAAGAACCAATCGGCAATTGAGTACAAACAGCTTATTCGTAAGCTAAACTCTTTTGTGTTTGAAAAAGAAAAACAGTTTATACGTGAACAGCAAGCAGAGAAATTAGTGTCAAGATATTATTCAAAGAATATCTTCCCAAAATTTAGAAATAACACCTACGAGAAATATAGAAAAAAAGACCTTGAAACAGTTGTTAAGGAGTTATACTGTGTTCAACCAAAAATATTTCAAGGATTAAAGGATACACAAAGCAAAACTCTTGTTGGATTTTTAAATCTTCTATTGGATACAGACCAAAGAGAACATGTTCTTGAAATTATTGAAAATGTAATCAAGCTATCAGACGAAGAAAGAGAGTTGCTTGCTAAGTCATTAAGGAAAACAAATTTTTCGAAAATCACTAAACTAATAGGACTTTTGGAGAATAGGTTTCAAGTAGTTGAGATAATAAAATCATTAGTTTTTGACCTTGAAAAATTTGCTACAGAAAGAGACCATATTCAAAAAGTAGTTGAAAATAATTATTGGCTATTTGGAGAGCAATATCATCTTGCATCGGCCGATGAAAATTTTGAAATAGCATTAAATAATTATTTGGCACACATTGAAAGAGGAGATAAGATTCCAGAGAAGATAAATGACAAAAAGAAATTAAAACGTCCAGATATATTCTTGTGTCGACAAATTGAAGTTTCTGACCCAAATACAAATGAGTATAATATCGAAGAAAATATTATAGTTGAATTAAAAAGACCTAAAATAGTTATTGGTAAAGAGCAATATTCACAAATTGAGGACTATATGAATTTTATCAGAAATGAACCTCGATTTAATAGCCAACTTCGTAAATGGAAGTTTATTTTAATCGGTAAGGAAGTAGACGATTATATTGTAGGTAAATATGAATCTCATAAATCAAAAGGAAAAAGATATTTAGTAGAAAGCATAAGAAATTATGAAATATACGCAATGACATGGGATGACATCTTTAAAATTTTTGAGAGTAGGCATAAACATTTAATTGATAAGCTTGAATTTAGAAGTTCTGTAATTGAAGAACTGAAAGAAAAAGGAATAGTTCTTAATCTAGATACAGCAAATGAATTAACAGAGATAGCTGTAAATCTGTAA
- a CDS encoding SIR2 family protein has translation MRKIIYKGEFDNLCSNLKASQEQRIELLKIFTDTQYSPHEYFQLRPEFFRFELLKAEIQKIIIDDDIDSHLKKVFRIQSDLDDIPAELLEAIKQKDVAVFVGAGLSKLVAGQYPLWSELANNAIGFLEEKGKINFYEKERLIREIGDPKQKLSIFEKYLENGGKRGKETTEFDEFIQQSFAFNHSKKSNYSNPYELLCSETFDFIKVTSNFDLEFAKALKKKHENPQISLDFSATDLTETSDVSRKTESYIKTTKDGEEFLRNRIYMFHGNIKNSSELVLTTEDYITEYFSDDGRIRPFLEKLFHEKTVLFISYGLAEFPILERIFSPKKDPNSKKAKRHFILLPTYFSDISYFNVQKTYFDKLGITAIPYYLDNDGFFRICKVLESWEKMIAVEPINNIDIIDSFLESGSNIENVIRVIKRDSNSLNHLFVELKDFEHWNDFKSEGIFSAERFLVPPEYQRDANQFIYTPVFYFERLSEAIGKGVVDNKRYSEDLVNMILAISSLAKEKGRELSLRTRSFFIDILSNMPYVFLSDELFENDIRRWIKGKDATDYLGYPLYARLLRSLIIQNDPRAWEKAEVLFKVAIHETLEYEIISEHYLSAAFVDNDKSKNLYKVIAEKFSNQFIKFIIREIEDFLVKKYFYTISYELDGQNRNIQVSYKGDCVFEEKLENGSGSTISFDPKGHGKELAHQVIKIVEKDKAAQARCITENFSEFGKRFYETFPDENDFSIFNDHESYDYNIKPLATILKYILKERSFTEKKFIKNLLDSFIGERHGFFVQLALFIIDGNWEFSSFIQDIMNKKTEITFEENILKNDFRIFLKRNIDKLSAEHKTAIIDKIDNGPYRYRESYKEISIKYWKLRWYNSLQADPLFKNRFDELSEGKSYSSEELDDSGRIRYYGEKTPMSPDNLNKMSNDEIIDFIRNFSPDSDSKWEMGSVKQLAVSVGQLLKINPSKFYDLLETDFTFPYVYADQIISALDENWANTVGPTLVDLPKSFNFIERYISNVLEQSESLIIQTESYVDHKTVAGDIAHFIMRGNESKDYYFPEEYWERCKAIILLLTNNIKLFEYTPPKSTFQTDNNREYTLNHSLNSDQGRIFHANFILSRRFAFATKDEDSRFQDEFRLSFSKCLASEIRDAFIIFGTYLTSYAYFDESFTLSQVKKFLNLDSENWKSFFGGWLFWDYRGYSPQLHKVLSPHYLRAIKENFDIGGLSQNSGLTRKVLVAYYWGYEELEQPVLNTFLKNSSIEKLDGLVKLVRLDYKKVKKTKEIYERIIPLWDMIIEELKNRTGTEKLKVVAETLYLSKYIETIDEKSFYRLMFVLESDCESVGTRAFLKDLKRFLKKDDGLETCNYICSLIELIINKYYPRPDEDLKSLLTNLFELRRKELNEPLKRICNSIIEINEGYISWPAELVKKYLDH, from the coding sequence GTGAGAAAAATAATATACAAAGGCGAATTTGATAATTTATGTTCTAACCTAAAGGCATCTCAAGAACAACGTATTGAGCTTTTAAAAATCTTTACCGATACTCAATATTCTCCTCATGAGTATTTTCAATTAAGACCGGAATTCTTTCGTTTTGAGCTGTTAAAAGCAGAGATTCAAAAAATTATTATTGATGATGATATTGATAGTCACCTGAAAAAAGTTTTTCGAATACAAAGTGATTTAGACGATATACCTGCTGAATTATTAGAGGCTATTAAACAGAAAGATGTCGCTGTCTTTGTAGGAGCCGGTTTATCTAAATTGGTTGCAGGACAATATCCACTCTGGAGTGAACTTGCCAATAATGCAATAGGTTTTCTTGAAGAGAAGGGAAAAATAAACTTTTATGAAAAGGAAAGACTCATAAGAGAAATAGGTGATCCCAAGCAAAAACTTTCAATTTTTGAAAAATATTTAGAAAATGGCGGAAAGCGAGGAAAGGAAACAACTGAGTTTGATGAATTCATTCAACAGAGTTTTGCTTTCAATCATTCAAAAAAATCAAATTACTCGAATCCATATGAATTATTGTGTTCCGAAACTTTCGATTTTATAAAAGTAACATCAAATTTTGACTTGGAATTTGCAAAAGCATTAAAGAAGAAACATGAAAATCCACAAATATCTCTTGATTTTTCAGCTACAGATTTAACAGAAACATCTGATGTATCAAGAAAAACAGAAAGCTACATAAAAACGACAAAAGATGGAGAAGAATTCCTGCGAAATCGAATTTACATGTTTCACGGGAATATCAAGAATTCCTCGGAACTAGTTCTGACCACAGAAGATTATATTACTGAATATTTCTCCGATGATGGAAGAATCAGGCCTTTTCTTGAAAAGTTATTTCATGAAAAAACAGTCCTTTTTATTAGCTATGGATTAGCTGAATTTCCAATCTTAGAACGAATATTTTCACCTAAAAAAGATCCCAATAGTAAAAAAGCCAAAAGGCATTTTATTCTTTTACCTACCTACTTTTCGGATATTAGCTATTTCAACGTGCAGAAAACATATTTTGACAAATTAGGGATAACAGCTATTCCATATTATCTGGATAACGATGGTTTTTTTCGTATCTGTAAAGTATTGGAAAGTTGGGAGAAAATGATTGCTGTTGAACCGATCAATAATATCGATATAATTGATTCTTTCTTGGAGAGTGGATCTAATATCGAAAATGTAATAAGAGTTATTAAAAGGGACTCTAATTCCTTAAATCATTTATTTGTTGAGTTGAAAGATTTTGAGCATTGGAATGATTTTAAATCCGAAGGAATTTTTTCAGCCGAAAGGTTTCTTGTTCCACCTGAATACCAGAGGGATGCCAACCAGTTTATTTATACGCCTGTTTTTTATTTCGAAAGACTATCTGAAGCGATTGGCAAGGGGGTAGTCGATAATAAGAGGTATTCTGAAGATTTAGTGAATATGATACTTGCTATTTCCTCTCTGGCAAAAGAAAAGGGGCGAGAACTGAGCCTTAGGACCAGATCATTCTTTATCGATATACTCTCAAATATGCCTTATGTATTTCTATCAGATGAATTATTTGAAAATGACATAAGACGTTGGATAAAAGGAAAAGATGCAACTGATTACCTCGGTTATCCATTATATGCGAGATTATTACGTAGCCTAATAATACAAAATGATCCAAGAGCCTGGGAAAAAGCAGAGGTGTTATTTAAGGTTGCCATTCATGAGACCTTGGAGTATGAAATTATCTCAGAACATTATTTATCTGCTGCTTTTGTAGATAATGATAAAAGCAAAAATTTATACAAGGTTATTGCTGAAAAATTCTCAAATCAATTTATCAAGTTTATTATTCGAGAAATAGAGGATTTTCTCGTAAAAAAATATTTTTATACAATATCTTATGAACTGGATGGCCAAAATAGAAATATACAAGTAAGCTATAAAGGAGATTGTGTTTTCGAAGAGAAACTCGAAAATGGTTCTGGATCAACAATTTCCTTTGATCCCAAAGGACATGGTAAGGAACTAGCTCATCAAGTCATTAAAATAGTTGAGAAAGATAAGGCGGCACAGGCTAGGTGTATAACTGAGAATTTTAGTGAATTTGGCAAAAGATTTTACGAAACTTTCCCAGATGAAAATGATTTCAGCATTTTTAATGATCATGAAAGCTATGACTACAATATTAAGCCATTAGCAACAATCCTAAAATATATTTTAAAGGAACGATCCTTTACTGAAAAAAAGTTCATAAAGAATTTATTGGACAGTTTTATTGGAGAAAGACACGGGTTCTTTGTTCAGCTAGCCTTATTTATTATTGATGGTAATTGGGAGTTTTCCAGTTTTATTCAGGATATAATGAATAAGAAAACTGAGATCACGTTTGAAGAAAATATTTTGAAAAATGATTTTCGAATATTTCTAAAAAGAAATATCGATAAACTATCGGCAGAGCACAAAACTGCAATAATCGATAAAATTGATAATGGCCCTTATCGCTACAGAGAATCATATAAAGAAATCTCAATTAAATATTGGAAACTCAGATGGTATAATAGTCTACAGGCAGATCCTCTTTTTAAGAATCGCTTTGATGAATTAAGTGAAGGGAAAAGCTATAGTAGTGAAGAATTAGATGATTCGGGGCGCATAAGGTATTATGGAGAAAAAACTCCTATGTCGCCTGACAATTTAAATAAAATGAGTAATGATGAGATAATCGATTTCATCCGAAATTTTTCTCCGGATTCAGACTCAAAGTGGGAAATGGGGAGTGTGAAGCAATTAGCGGTATCAGTTGGTCAGTTGCTAAAAATAAATCCGTCTAAATTTTATGATCTACTTGAAACAGATTTCACCTTTCCATATGTTTACGCAGACCAGATAATATCAGCGTTAGATGAAAATTGGGCCAATACAGTTGGGCCAACTCTTGTTGATTTACCAAAATCATTCAATTTTATTGAGCGATATATCTCTAATGTCCTGGAACAAAGTGAAAGCTTAATAATTCAGACTGAATCGTATGTTGACCACAAGACCGTAGCTGGTGATATAGCTCACTTTATTATGCGCGGTAACGAGTCAAAGGATTATTATTTCCCGGAGGAATATTGGGAAAGGTGCAAGGCAATTATACTATTGCTTACGAATAATATTAAGCTTTTTGAATATACTCCGCCAAAATCAACCTTTCAGACTGATAATAATAGAGAGTATACGTTAAATCATTCCTTAAACTCGGATCAGGGGCGAATTTTTCATGCCAATTTTATTCTTAGTCGTAGATTTGCTTTCGCAACAAAAGACGAAGACAGCAGGTTTCAAGATGAATTTAGGCTATCTTTCTCAAAATGCTTGGCAAGTGAAATACGTGATGCATTTATTATTTTCGGGACCTATCTTACCAGTTATGCTTATTTTGATGAATCCTTTACGCTTAGTCAGGTCAAGAAATTTCTGAATCTCGATAGTGAAAACTGGAAATCATTTTTTGGTGGATGGCTGTTTTGGGATTATAGAGGCTACTCTCCTCAACTGCATAAAGTTTTATCTCCTCACTATTTACGAGCTATTAAGGAAAATTTTGATATTGGTGGTTTATCCCAGAATAGTGGCTTAACCCGAAAAGTGCTAGTTGCCTATTATTGGGGTTATGAGGAGTTAGAGCAACCAGTACTAAATACCTTTTTAAAAAATTCTTCAATAGAAAAGCTTGATGGCTTAGTTAAGTTAGTACGTTTAGACTACAAGAAAGTTAAAAAAACTAAGGAAATATATGAACGTATCATCCCGTTGTGGGATATGATAATTGAGGAACTAAAAAATAGAACTGGGACTGAAAAGTTAAAAGTAGTTGCCGAAACATTGTATTTATCCAAATACATAGAAACAATTGATGAAAAATCATTTTATAGATTGATGTTTGTATTAGAGTCAGATTGTGAGTCTGTAGGTACAAGAGCTTTTTTAAAAGACCTTAAAAGGTTTTTAAAAAAGGATGATGGATTAGAGACCTGTAACTATATCTGTTCCCTTATTGAGCTTATTATTAATAAGTACTATCCAAGGCCGGATGAGGACCTAAAAAGCTTGTTGACGAACTTATTTGAACTAAGACGTAAAGAATTAAATGAACCATTGAAAAGAATATGTAATAGCATTATAGAGATAAATGAAGGTTACATTAGTTGGCCCGCAGAGCTGGTAAAAAAGTATTTAGATCATTAA
- a CDS encoding ATP-binding protein → MTQYQQLLSCWHKLEHFSPADIPKNSNTQLLKTVIPWLKKETPSSKEKTIEYTLYLAVISSAIVNDFVKEFFSDTEKEVNLRSSKICMASFKVDIDGSYIPNSFGASTLPWALKQLQSQKIEDNNWAETFLAVQNKLLEDLEYQLTGKINLDAILEVQSKVIKSLSWTTDLMLEIYIKREEKYKPQIRPTDEEQNNAEILNSFFVDDIEQIITKLNRKNIPPAFKKYLDGNLNKGTTRNDLGQKIGLLKKSLTPENYPDGAWPSKHSLSLMQQFAVNTIVNQMNNSHTGDLMSVNGPPGTGKTTLLRDIIAAILVNRAKKLIEIDVPGFALSKIGEFQTGKGFNPFIYQLDESLCNSGIVVASSNNGAVENVSKELPLEKEVDNYAEQIGYFKSVAKNCINKDYWGLIAAVLGNKENRSKLVSSLWFNRNEEFDDLRSYLRNYSADSKDWTQAVECFREKLHEVNKERKRLVQVHHEYIKYLELSNSYKVVREEYGALEKNLLECKEKKQNAGEALRQAEKKKENSLAHLSTIKSTRPGFFSRLFNKTVRLSYKQAYAKAYTTYILAQEAFEKVDVLFDTAKVELDNVATVFSRCSSKANEIKTDLRETQRKVQQDRINLKANFADDEFWQNIESKESQEACPWYSDEFKKLQSELFISAMKVHEAFILNANSRSKAIETSLSAFFDYLKGNYEIKPNKNEIRAMWNVFFLVIPVISSTFASVGRMLVDLDKEDIPWLFIDEAGQAVPQAAAGAIWRAKRVVVVGDPLQIEPVVTIPKTVTNNLRTHFNLDTNIINSELSVQVMADRVNPLGMSINNAGYDIWVGMPLRVHRRCINPMFKIANNIAYDNKMVLSTIPQEVKIKLETSFIDVKGEVQGRHWVEEQGLRISELLTDEIHHAKGFPDIFVISPFTEVRFQLSKILFKPIIQNVQKYDTTVDSKTVGIWLNSHVGTVHTFQGKQAEGVILCLGLDGQTKGAANWAASKPNLLNVALTRAKYRFTAVGDKDIWLKVQYFKELTTLNNKWES, encoded by the coding sequence ATGACCCAATATCAACAACTATTATCCTGTTGGCACAAACTTGAACACTTCAGCCCGGCAGATATTCCTAAAAACAGCAATACACAGCTTTTGAAAACTGTTATTCCATGGTTAAAGAAAGAGACTCCATCATCGAAAGAGAAAACCATAGAGTATACCCTTTATTTGGCGGTAATCAGTTCTGCAATTGTAAATGATTTTGTCAAGGAGTTTTTCTCTGATACAGAGAAAGAAGTAAACCTTCGTAGTTCCAAAATCTGTATGGCTTCTTTTAAAGTGGATATAGACGGGAGTTATATTCCCAATTCCTTTGGAGCATCTACTTTGCCTTGGGCCTTGAAGCAATTACAAAGTCAAAAGATAGAAGATAACAATTGGGCTGAAACTTTTCTAGCTGTTCAAAACAAATTGCTGGAGGATCTGGAATATCAACTCACAGGTAAAATAAACTTAGATGCCATTCTTGAGGTTCAGAGCAAGGTAATAAAGTCGCTAAGCTGGACAACAGATTTAATGTTGGAGATTTATATAAAGCGTGAAGAAAAATATAAACCTCAAATTAGACCGACAGACGAAGAGCAAAACAATGCTGAAATCCTAAACAGTTTTTTTGTAGATGATATTGAACAGATTATAACAAAACTAAATCGCAAAAACATTCCTCCTGCTTTTAAGAAATACCTTGATGGCAATTTAAATAAAGGAACGACACGAAATGATTTAGGACAGAAAATTGGGTTATTAAAAAAGAGTTTAACACCAGAAAACTATCCTGATGGAGCATGGCCTTCGAAACATTCGCTTAGTCTCATGCAACAATTTGCGGTTAATACCATTGTTAACCAAATGAATAATAGTCACACGGGCGATTTAATGTCTGTAAACGGGCCTCCGGGAACTGGGAAAACAACCTTACTTCGTGATATTATTGCAGCAATTCTTGTAAATAGGGCTAAAAAACTTATTGAAATAGACGTCCCAGGCTTTGCCTTGTCAAAGATTGGAGAATTTCAAACGGGTAAAGGATTTAATCCATTTATCTATCAATTAGATGAGTCCCTTTGCAACTCCGGTATTGTAGTGGCGTCTTCAAATAATGGTGCTGTAGAGAATGTATCTAAAGAATTGCCCTTAGAGAAGGAAGTTGATAACTATGCTGAACAAATAGGATACTTTAAAAGTGTAGCAAAAAACTGTATTAATAAGGATTATTGGGGGTTAATCGCGGCGGTACTTGGCAATAAAGAAAACAGAAGTAAACTAGTCTCGTCGTTGTGGTTCAACAGAAATGAAGAATTTGATGATTTAAGAAGTTATTTACGGAATTATTCCGCTGATTCAAAAGACTGGACACAAGCGGTAGAATGTTTTAGAGAAAAACTTCATGAGGTCAATAAAGAGCGAAAAAGACTAGTTCAAGTTCATCATGAGTATATAAAATACCTCGAACTGTCAAATAGTTACAAGGTTGTCAGGGAGGAGTACGGGGCGTTGGAAAAGAATTTATTAGAATGCAAAGAGAAGAAGCAAAATGCAGGAGAAGCATTACGACAGGCCGAAAAAAAGAAAGAAAATTCTCTTGCCCATTTGTCAACAATAAAAAGTACAAGACCAGGATTCTTTTCCCGTTTATTTAATAAAACGGTTCGGCTATCATATAAACAAGCGTATGCAAAAGCCTATACGACCTACATTCTGGCACAGGAAGCCTTTGAAAAGGTTGATGTGTTGTTTGATACTGCCAAAGTAGAACTAGATAATGTAGCAACAGTCTTTAGTCGTTGTAGCTCAAAGGCAAACGAGATAAAAACCGATTTGAGAGAAACACAAAGAAAAGTACAGCAGGATCGGATAAACTTGAAAGCTAACTTCGCAGATGATGAGTTTTGGCAGAATATCGAATCTAAAGAATCACAGGAGGCATGTCCCTGGTATTCTGACGAGTTCAAAAAGCTACAATCAGAATTATTTATTTCGGCAATGAAAGTGCATGAGGCATTTATTTTGAATGCAAATTCACGTTCAAAAGCCATTGAAACATCGCTTTCTGCATTCTTTGATTATCTGAAAGGAAACTACGAAATTAAGCCCAATAAGAATGAGATAAGAGCCATGTGGAATGTTTTTTTCCTTGTCATACCGGTTATCTCATCAACATTTGCATCTGTTGGCAGAATGCTTGTTGATTTAGATAAAGAGGATATCCCTTGGTTATTTATTGATGAAGCAGGGCAAGCTGTTCCGCAAGCAGCAGCAGGTGCAATTTGGAGAGCAAAAAGAGTTGTTGTAGTGGGTGACCCACTTCAAATTGAGCCTGTAGTGACCATCCCTAAAACGGTAACCAACAATTTACGTACTCATTTCAACTTGGATACAAATATCATTAATTCAGAATTGTCGGTGCAAGTAATGGCAGACCGAGTCAATCCACTTGGAATGAGTATTAACAATGCAGGCTACGATATCTGGGTAGGTATGCCTTTAAGGGTACACCGTAGATGTATTAACCCGATGTTTAAAATTGCAAACAATATTGCTTACGATAACAAAATGGTTTTATCTACAATACCTCAAGAAGTCAAAATAAAGCTTGAAACTTCTTTTATTGACGTAAAGGGAGAAGTTCAGGGAAGACATTGGGTAGAAGAACAAGGCCTACGAATTTCTGAGCTTTTAACCGATGAGATCCACCACGCAAAAGGATTCCCAGACATATTTGTGATTTCACCTTTCACTGAAGTGCGATTTCAACTGAGTAAAATACTGTTTAAACCAATAATTCAGAATGTTCAGAAATATGATACAACGGTTGATTCCAAAACGGTTGGAATATGGCTTAATTCACACGTTGGAACAGTACATACTTTTCAGGGGAAACAAGCCGAAGGAGTCATTTTGTGTCTCGGTCTGGATGGACAAACAAAAGGAGCAGCCAATTGGGCAGCATCTAAACCAAATCTTCTTAACGTTGCATTAACCCGTGCTAAATATCGATTTACAGCAGTGGGGGATAAGGATATCTGGTTAAAGGTGCAGTATTTTAAAGAACTGACAACCCTTAATAATAAATGGGAAAGCTGA
- a CDS encoding JAB domain-containing protein: MDNLLILNEITVSYSHKSKPSELPKISCSKDVYELVYPLWKTDIDYRESFNVLLLSRANKVLGFSNLFTGGLAGVVVDPKLIFQLALKCNAASIIVMHNHPSANLQPSNEDIALTKKLKEIGKLLDLPVLDHIITTSESFYSMADNGIM, translated from the coding sequence ATGGATAATTTACTTATACTAAATGAGATTACTGTTTCATATTCTCACAAATCAAAACCATCGGAATTGCCAAAAATATCTTGCTCGAAAGATGTTTACGAATTAGTTTACCCATTATGGAAAACTGATATCGATTACAGGGAATCATTTAATGTATTATTGCTTTCAAGAGCCAATAAGGTCCTTGGATTCTCAAATCTTTTCACTGGCGGACTTGCCGGAGTAGTTGTTGATCCAAAGCTTATTTTCCAATTGGCTCTAAAATGTAATGCGGCATCCATTATAGTGATGCACAACCATCCTTCGGCAAATCTACAGCCAAGTAACGAAGATATAGCGTTAACAAAAAAGCTTAAAGAAATAGGCAAGCTTCTTGATCTTCCTGTATTGGATCACATCATAACAACAAGTGAATCATTTTATTCGATGGCTGATAATGGCATAATGTGA